GCCGTGCCATGACGCCCGACGCCCCGCCTCCCGAGCCCACCTCTCGCGCGCGCATCAACCTGGAGTGGCTGCTGCGCCTGCGCTGGGGCCTGCTGCTGGGGCAGGCGCTGGTCATCGCGGTGGCGGCGTACGGGCTGGAGCTGGCGCTGCCGATGCCGGTGCTGGCGGCGCTGCTGGGGCTGGAGGCGCTCACCAACCTGTCCGTGCGCGCGTGGCTGCACCGGGCGCGGCGGGTGACGGAGGGCACCATCGGCAAGCTGATGCTGTGGGACACGCTGGTGCTCACCGGCCTGCTGGCCCTCAGTGGAGGCACGCACAACCCCTTCACCACGCTGTACCTGGTGAATGTGGCGCTGGGCACGGTGCTGCTGCCCGCGCGGTGGACGTGGGGGCTGCTGGGCTTCACGCTGGCGGCGTTCGGCTCGCTCTTCGTGATTCAGGACGTGGAGCTGCCGCTGGAGCTGTCGCGGCCGGACCATGCGGAGCTGATGCGGCTGCACATCAACGGCATGTGGGTGGCCTTCGCGGTGGCGGCGGGCTTCATCGTCTACTTCGTCCAGCGCGTCACGCGGGCCCTGGGCGCGCGGGAGCAGGAGCTGGCCCAGGCGCGGACGCTGCACGCGCGCCGGGAGAAGGTGGCCTCGCTGGCGACGCTGGCCGCGGGCGCGGCGCACGAGCTGTCCACGCCGCTGTCCACCATCGCCGTGGTGGCGAAGGAGGTGGAGCGCGCGCTGGCTGCCTCGGGTACCTCGGAGAGCGTGCGCGAGGACCTGCGCCTCATCCGCCAGCAGGTGGACCGCTGCCGCGACGTGCTGGTGCAGATGTCCGCGGACGCGGGGCAGACCACGGGCGAGCCCTTCCATGCGATTGCGCTGGGGCGGCTGGTGGAGGACACGCTGGCGGAGCTGGCCGGCGCGGCGCGGGTGCGGGTGGAGGTGCCTGGTGAGCTGCGCGCCTGGCAGGTGCACGGCCCACCGCGCGCGCTGGCGCGGGTGCTGCGAGGGCTGGTGAAGAACGCGCTCCAGGCCACGCCGGAGCCGAAGTTCGTGGAGCTGCGCGTGCGTGCGGAGCGGGCCAGCGCGAGGCTGGAGGTGCGCGACGGCGGCGCGGGCATGGCGGCGGAGGTGCTGGCACGCGCGGGTGAGCCGTTCTTCACCACGAAGGCGCCGGGCGAGGGCATGGGCCTGGGCCTCTTCCTCGCGCGCACGCTGGCGGAGCAGCTCGGCGGCTCGCTGGAGCTGCGCTCGACGCCGGGACAGGGCACCACCGCGAGCCTCGCGCTGCCGGTGGGCGAGCCCCGGGGCGCGGAGGCGGCGTCATGAGCACGGTGGGACAGCGGCGGGGAAGACGCGCCACGCGCGTGCTGCCGCTTCTCGCGGAGGTGGCGCAATGAGCGCCCCGGGCCCCACGGGGGCACACCACCCCAGCCTGCTGCTCGTGGATGACGACGCCACCCTGCGCGAGCGGCTGGCCCGGGCCTTCCGAGAGCGCGGCTGGGACGTCACCACCGCCGGCGACTACGACGCGGCCCTCGCCGCCGCGCGCCGCGAGTCGCCGGAGTACGCCGTGGTGGACCTGCGCATGCCGGGCCGCAGCGGCCTGGAGCTGCTGAGAGACTTGCTCGCCGTGGACGCCTCCACGCGCATCGTCGTCCTCACCGGCTACGGCAGCATCGCCACCACGGTGGACGCCATCCGCCTGGGCGCGGTGAACTACCTGCCCAAGCCCGCGGACGTGGACGACCTGCTCGCGGCCTTCGCGCGCGTCTCCGGTGAGCCCTCCGTCGCGGTGCCGGAGAGCTTCGAGGCACCCTCCCTCGCCCGCGCGGAGTGGGAGCACATCAACCGGGTGCTAGCCGACTCCGGGGGCAACATCTCCGAGGCCGCGCGGAAGCTCGGCATCCACCGGCGCTCCCTGCAGCGCAAGCTCCAGAAGTACCCGCCTTCCCGCTGACGGCTCCTGGGGAGCGGGTATTTCGCGACTCTCTTCCGGGAGCGGGGCCTGCCCTCCTCCGGGATATGGTGTGTCCATGTCCACCGCACTCCAGCAGCGCTCCAGCACCGAGCTTGCTCGCGGCCGCTTCGGCCAGAGCCGCTTCATGATTCGCCGTCAGTTCTTCAAGCTGTTCGGCGGCGCGTTCCACATCTACGACGAGGCGGGCAACGTCGCCTTCTACTCGAAGATGAAGGCCTTCAAGCTGAAGGAGGACCTGCGCATCTACAGCGGCGAGGACATGAGCCAGGAGCTGCTCACCATCCAGGCGCGCAGCATCCTGGACCTGGGCGCCACGTACGACGTCACCGATGCCACCACGGGCGAGCGCGTGGGCGCGCTGCGCCGCAAGGGCCTGCGCTCCATCCTGCGCGACGAGTGGCTCGTGCTCGACGTGGGCGGGCAGGAGATTGGGAAGATTGAAGAGGACAGCATGGTGATGGCGCTGGTGCGGCGCCTGCTCACCAACCTCATTCCGCAGACCTTCAGCGGCACCATGGGCGGCGTGCCCGTGCTCACCTTCCGGCAGCGCTTCAACCCGTTCATCGCGAAGATTGACTTGGACTTCTCCGTGGACACGCAGGGCCGGCTGGACCGGCGCCTGGGCATCGCAGCCGCGGTGCTCCTGTGCGCGATTGAAGGCCGCCAGTCCGGCGGCTGAGCCACCCGGTGCTCCGGGGCTCACGCGAACGGTGAGCCCCTTCCCGCACCTGGGTGGACGTGCCCGGGAGGCTCGAGGCCAGCGCGCCCCAGGGCGGGCGCACGGCCCGCCGGGGCGACTACTGCCAGGGATTGGAGAAGCGCGGGTCCTGGGTGAAGGCCGTGTCCGTCAGGCTCTCCAGGAAGGCAATCAGGTCCGCGCGCTCGTCGGGGGTGAGGGTGAAGGGGCGCACCAGCGGGTCCTTGTTCGGATTCGCGCGCCCGTCACCAGCGAAGGGCCCCTCCGTCACGTTGCGCCCACCGGATGTGTAGTGGTCGATGACCGCCTCCAGCGTGGGAATGCTGCCGTCGTGCATGTACGGCGCCGTCAGCGCCACGTTGCGCAGCGGCGGCACGCGGAAGCGGCCCTGGTCCGTGGCCTTGTGGGTGAACTCGAAGAGGCCCGGGCTGTCCGGCGGGTAGGCGCCGTTGCCATCCACGTCGTACAGGCCGGTGTTGAAGAACTGCATGCCCGGCAGCCGCGAGTCCTTTGCCCGGAACGAGTTCGTCAGGTGCGGGCCGCTGTGGCAGTGGTAGCACTCCGCCCGCTCGCCGAAGAACAGCTCCATCCCCCGCTTCGCCGCGGGCGCCATGGCCGTGTTGTCCCCTTGCAGGTAGCGGTCATACGGCGAGCTGCCCGACAGCAGCGTGCGCTGGAAGGACGCCAGCGCCTTGACGATGGCGTCCTTGCCCACGGGCTCGGCCTCGTCGGGGAAGGCCGCACGGAAGAGCTCCGGGTAGCGCGTGTCGCTCCGCAGGCGCTGGAGCACCTCGTCCAGCCGGGGCGCCAGGCCCAGCTCCGTGGGCACCTCGTTGAACAGCGGCACCAGGGCCTGCGTCTCCAGCGTCTCCAGTTGGGGGTTGGCCCAGGTGTACGTGGACAGGTACGCCACGTTGGCCAGTCCCGGCGCGTTGCGCGGGACGTGGTCTCCCGTGGAGCCGACGGGCGTGGCCTTGCCGTCCGTGAAGGCGCGCTGCTGCTCGTGGCAGCTCGCGCAGGACAGCGTGCCGTTGCCGGACAGCCGCGAGTCGTAGAAGAGGTGGCGGCCCAGCTGCACCTTCTCCTCGGACATGGGGTTGTCCACGGGGACGAAGGGCTCCGGGAAGCCCGCCGGCAGCTTCCAGTCGTACGTGGGCCCGGGCGGCGGTGGGTGCGGCTCCTCACCGTCGCAGCCCACCGCCAGCAACGCGCCCAGCAGGGCACTCACCTTCCATGCACGAGACATCGCGGGTGGCTCCCTCAGTCCAGGTCGACGGGGTTGCTCCCCACGTGGCAGACGTTGCAGGCGCCCGACATGGAGGGGAACGGCATGTAGTTCACGGACGCCGTGGTGATGCTGGTCACCCGAGGGTAGAGCTGCTGCTGGAGCAGGGGCACGGCCTCCGTCGTGTAGAAGTTGCCGCTCGCGTCCGCGTCCAGCATCAGCACCAGGGTGCCCGCGCCATTGGGCGCCGTGGAGAGGGTAATCGTCGCGTCCGGGTTGGGCTGCCGCCGCGAGTTGACGGCGGTGCCGGCCACGGTGAAGCGCCCTGGCGCGGTACCGTTGG
Above is a window of Pyxidicoccus trucidator DNA encoding:
- a CDS encoding response regulator transcription factor gives rise to the protein MSAPGPTGAHHPSLLLVDDDATLRERLARAFRERGWDVTTAGDYDAALAAARRESPEYAVVDLRMPGRSGLELLRDLLAVDASTRIVVLTGYGSIATTVDAIRLGAVNYLPKPADVDDLLAAFARVSGEPSVAVPESFEAPSLARAEWEHINRVLADSGGNISEAARKLGIHRRSLQRKLQKYPPSR
- a CDS encoding methanobactin export MATE transporter MbnM — its product is MSRAWKVSALLGALLAVGCDGEEPHPPPPGPTYDWKLPAGFPEPFVPVDNPMSEEKVQLGRHLFYDSRLSGNGTLSCASCHEQQRAFTDGKATPVGSTGDHVPRNAPGLANVAYLSTYTWANPQLETLETQALVPLFNEVPTELGLAPRLDEVLQRLRSDTRYPELFRAAFPDEAEPVGKDAIVKALASFQRTLLSGSSPYDRYLQGDNTAMAPAAKRGMELFFGERAECYHCHSGPHLTNSFRAKDSRLPGMQFFNTGLYDVDGNGAYPPDSPGLFEFTHKATDQGRFRVPPLRNVALTAPYMHDGSIPTLEAVIDHYTSGGRNVTEGPFAGDGRANPNKDPLVRPFTLTPDERADLIAFLESLTDTAFTQDPRFSNPWQ
- a CDS encoding ATP-binding protein, with product MTPDAPPPEPTSRARINLEWLLRLRWGLLLGQALVIAVAAYGLELALPMPVLAALLGLEALTNLSVRAWLHRARRVTEGTIGKLMLWDTLVLTGLLALSGGTHNPFTTLYLVNVALGTVLLPARWTWGLLGFTLAAFGSLFVIQDVELPLELSRPDHAELMRLHINGMWVAFAVAAGFIVYFVQRVTRALGAREQELAQARTLHARREKVASLATLAAGAAHELSTPLSTIAVVAKEVERALAASGTSESVREDLRLIRQQVDRCRDVLVQMSADAGQTTGEPFHAIALGRLVEDTLAELAGAARVRVEVPGELRAWQVHGPPRALARVLRGLVKNALQATPEPKFVELRVRAERASARLEVRDGGAGMAAEVLARAGEPFFTTKAPGEGMGLGLFLARTLAEQLGGSLELRSTPGQGTTASLALPVGEPRGAEAAS